A genomic segment from Candidatus Binatia bacterium encodes:
- a CDS encoding enoyl-CoA hydratase-related protein — translation MTYENLTVEVQNKIARVTINRPKVLNALNERTVREIHHAFSSLCDDRTVGVVILTGSGEKAFVAGADINELAQMTPLGGEASSRLGQEAFDEIESLGKPVIAAVNGFALGGGLELALACHFRFASENAKMGLPEVGLGIIPGYGGTQRLPRIVGLGRALELITTGRMIDAAEAYRIGLVNAVFPQAELMPHCEKVANEILTKGPLAVRCAMDAAIGGLDSTLEQGLAQESTYFGLLSATTDMREGLTAFLEKRKAEFGGA, via the coding sequence ATGACCTACGAAAATCTGACCGTCGAAGTGCAGAACAAGATCGCGCGCGTCACGATCAACCGTCCCAAGGTGCTGAACGCGCTGAACGAGCGCACGGTCCGGGAGATCCATCACGCGTTCAGCTCGCTGTGCGACGACCGCACCGTCGGCGTCGTGATCCTGACCGGTTCCGGCGAGAAGGCGTTCGTCGCCGGAGCCGACATCAACGAGCTCGCGCAGATGACGCCGCTCGGCGGCGAGGCCTCCTCGCGCCTGGGGCAGGAGGCCTTCGACGAGATCGAATCGCTCGGCAAGCCGGTCATCGCCGCCGTCAACGGCTTCGCCCTGGGGGGCGGTCTGGAGCTGGCGCTCGCCTGTCACTTCCGCTTCGCATCGGAGAACGCGAAGATGGGTCTTCCCGAGGTCGGCCTGGGCATCATTCCCGGCTACGGCGGCACGCAGCGGCTCCCGCGGATCGTGGGGCTGGGGCGCGCGCTCGAGCTGATCACCACCGGCCGCATGATCGACGCCGCCGAGGCGTACCGGATCGGCCTGGTGAACGCGGTCTTCCCGCAGGCGGAGCTGATGCCGCACTGCGAGAAGGTGGCGAACGAGATCCTGACCAAGGGGCCGCTCGCGGTGCGCTGCGCCATGGATGCGGCGATCGGGGGGCTCGACTCCACGCTGGAGCAGGGGCTGGCCCAGGAGTCCACCTACTTCGGCCTCCTCTCCGCGACGACCGACATGCGCGAAGGGCTGACCGCCTTCCTCGAGAAGCGGAAGGCCGAGTTCGGCGGCGCGTGA